From Epinephelus lanceolatus isolate andai-2023 chromosome 12, ASM4190304v1, whole genome shotgun sequence, the proteins below share one genomic window:
- the LOC117272536 gene encoding peptidyl-prolyl cis-trans isomerase FKBP1A-like translates to MGVDIETITPGDGRSFPKAGHVVTVHYVGTLTDGSKFDSSRDRGKPFQFNIGKGEVIRAWDEGVAKMSVGQRARLTCTPDFAYGARGYPPVIPPNATLIFDVELLSC, encoded by the exons ATGGGAGTAGACATTGAGACCATAACACCAGGGGACG GACGAAGTTTCCCGAAGGCAGGACACGTTGTTACTGTGCACTACGTTG GCACGCTGACAGATGGGAGCAAGTTTGACTCATCCAGGGACCGAGGAAAGCCCTTCCAGTTCAACATTGGAAAGGGTGAAGTCATCCGTGCTTGGGATGAAGGTGTAGCTAAG ATGAGCGTTGGACAGAGGGCCAGGTTGACCTGCACGCCTGACTTTGCGTATGGCGCCCGTGGATACCCACCTGTCATCCCACCAAATGCCACCCTCATTTTTGATGTGGAGCTGCTGAGTTGTTGA